In Pseudomonas deceptionensis, a single window of DNA contains:
- a CDS encoding DUF2271 domain-containing protein, translating into MKKIIAATFLAGAIALPGLAQAREVTLTTQLKDYNGNDAYLAIYVTDANGQYQKTLWVAGKKAKYYRHLTDWARGSGQNPREFDGVSGASVGSGRTLKVSVELADTLIDAGYQIRIDSAVENQREGRADISVPLTTQGSGKPATGSTYVNAFTYDL; encoded by the coding sequence ATGAAAAAAATCATCGCTGCAACTTTCCTCGCCGGCGCCATTGCCTTGCCGGGGCTGGCCCAGGCCCGTGAAGTGACCCTGACGACCCAGCTCAAGGACTACAACGGTAACGATGCGTACCTGGCGATTTACGTCACCGATGCCAATGGCCAGTACCAGAAAACCCTGTGGGTCGCCGGCAAGAAGGCCAAGTACTACCGGCATTTGACTGACTGGGCCCGCGGCAGCGGCCAGAACCCCAGGGAGTTTGACGGGGTCAGCGGTGCCAGCGTGGGCAGCGGACGCACCCTCAAAGTCAGTGTTGAATTGGCAGACACCTTGATTGATGCCGGGTATCAGATCCGAATCGACAGCGCCGTGGAGAACCAGCGTGAAGGCCGAGCCGACATCAGCGTGCCCCTGACCACCCAAGGATCAGGCAAGCCGGCAACCGGCAGCACTTACGTCAACGCGTTTACTTACGACCTGTAG
- a CDS encoding PepSY domain-containing protein: MKTAFIARTALLSLLLSASVLADDDCSEPASDWQPRETLRQRVEQQYGWSVQRIKVDDGCYKLRGTDRRGNAIEARYAPASLRLRTLHVNFGDDGDARDYLVSPGAE, translated from the coding sequence ATGAAAACCGCTTTTATTGCACGTACTGCGCTGTTGAGCCTGTTGCTCAGCGCAAGCGTCCTCGCTGATGACGACTGCAGCGAGCCCGCCAGCGATTGGCAACCGCGGGAAACCTTGCGTCAACGCGTGGAGCAGCAATACGGCTGGAGCGTGCAGCGCATCAAGGTCGACGACGGTTGCTACAAGCTCAGGGGCACTGACCGCAGGGGCAACGCCATCGAGGCGCGTTATGCACCCGCCTCCCTGCGTCTGCGCACGTTGCACGTCAATTTCGGCGACGACGGTGATGCCCGAGACTACCTCGTCAGCCCGGGTGCTGAATGA
- a CDS encoding response regulator transcription factor yields MRVLLVEDAPGLGEAVREQIADDGHAVDWVQRLNHASNSVRTTPYDLILLDLMLPDGRGLDFLREQRSAGNVTPVIILTAQDQISDRIAGLNAGADDYLVKPFDLFELSARVAAVARRYSGNPNPQIKLGELQIDMNARTVQRAGTTVDLTAREWALFEAFVQRPNALLSKSQLEERLYAFGAEIESNTIEVYISRLRKKLGRDLVETVRGMGYRLTPV; encoded by the coding sequence ATGCGGGTTTTATTGGTCGAGGATGCCCCCGGGCTGGGGGAGGCAGTGCGCGAACAAATCGCCGACGATGGTCATGCCGTCGATTGGGTGCAGCGCCTGAACCACGCGAGCAATAGCGTGCGCACCACGCCTTATGACTTGATCCTGCTGGACCTGATGTTGCCGGACGGTCGCGGGCTGGACTTTTTGCGCGAGCAGCGCTCAGCGGGCAACGTGACCCCGGTGATTATCCTCACCGCCCAGGACCAAATATCCGATCGCATTGCCGGCCTCAATGCCGGAGCCGACGATTACTTGGTTAAACCGTTCGACCTGTTTGAACTCTCGGCCCGGGTGGCAGCCGTGGCCCGACGTTACAGCGGCAACCCCAACCCGCAGATCAAACTCGGTGAACTGCAGATCGACATGAACGCTCGCACAGTTCAGCGCGCCGGTACCACCGTGGACTTGACCGCACGCGAGTGGGCGCTGTTCGAGGCATTCGTACAGCGTCCCAATGCGTTGCTTTCGAAGTCCCAACTCGAAGAGCGCCTGTACGCTTTTGGCGCGGAGATAGAGAGCAACACCATCGAGGTCTATATCAGTCGTCTGCGCAAAAAACTGGGACGCGACCTAGTTGAAACCGTTCGTGGCATGGGTTATCGGTTGACACCGGTATGA
- a CDS encoding ATP-binding protein, translated as MKSSISLQKRLGLGLTLGMTLLWLGATVGAWLVVQHELNEAFDSALEETAQRILPLAVLEISNREAPREAQHVATLKMHKEYLTYLVRDTQGRILMQSHDANPKIFNKQPGEGFSTTDKYRLYGASALRKTLFIEIAEPLAHRREAAREALFALLLPLLALIPVSLLGTWLFVRISLRSVLAYRRALEARGAGDLSPINVARLPAEIDPLADAVNHLLERLRKTLEAERSFTANSAHELRTPMAATLAQIQRLHQEAPEGPLRVRAAKIENSLRDLARLSEKLMQLAKAEGGGLLSEAPQDLIPLLAHGVDEWNRNSGQRIQLRLPTQSSVYSAIDPDAFGILLRNLIENALKYGTVDQPVEVSLTDQALLQVINGGPAVPEAVLQRLTERFVRGNSEASGSGLGLAIAKTIAIGVKATLTLASPATGRKEGFEVSVQFLCLPR; from the coding sequence ATGAAGTCGTCGATAAGCCTGCAAAAGCGCCTCGGCCTGGGGTTAACCCTGGGCATGACATTGCTCTGGCTGGGGGCGACCGTCGGCGCTTGGCTGGTGGTACAACATGAGTTGAATGAGGCGTTCGACAGCGCCCTGGAAGAGACCGCGCAACGCATCCTGCCCTTGGCCGTACTGGAGATTAGCAACCGCGAAGCGCCCCGCGAAGCACAACACGTGGCCACCTTGAAAATGCACAAGGAATACCTAACGTACCTGGTGCGCGATACGCAGGGCCGGATTTTGATGCAATCCCATGACGCCAACCCGAAGATCTTCAATAAACAGCCGGGGGAAGGGTTTTCCACCACTGACAAGTATCGGCTATATGGCGCGAGCGCGCTGCGCAAAACACTGTTCATTGAGATTGCCGAACCGCTGGCTCATCGCCGTGAAGCGGCGCGGGAAGCCTTGTTTGCGTTGTTGCTGCCGTTGTTGGCGCTGATCCCTGTCAGCCTGTTGGGCACCTGGTTATTTGTGCGCATTAGCTTACGCAGCGTATTGGCCTATCGTCGCGCCCTGGAAGCTCGGGGTGCAGGGGATTTGTCACCGATCAACGTGGCACGACTGCCGGCAGAAATCGACCCACTGGCCGACGCGGTCAACCACTTGCTTGAGCGCTTACGCAAGACGCTGGAGGCCGAACGTAGCTTTACCGCAAACAGCGCCCATGAACTGCGCACGCCGATGGCCGCGACATTGGCGCAGATTCAGCGCTTGCACCAGGAAGCGCCAGAAGGCCCGTTACGCGTGCGGGCGGCGAAGATCGAAAACTCATTACGCGACCTGGCGAGGCTCTCGGAAAAGCTTATGCAACTAGCCAAGGCCGAGGGTGGTGGGCTGCTATCCGAGGCGCCCCAGGACCTGATCCCGTTATTGGCCCATGGGGTCGACGAGTGGAATCGCAACAGTGGGCAAAGAATCCAACTGCGACTGCCGACCCAGAGCAGTGTTTATTCAGCGATTGATCCTGACGCGTTTGGCATCCTACTGCGCAACCTGATCGAAAATGCGTTGAAGTACGGTACCGTGGACCAGCCGGTTGAAGTCAGCCTCACAGACCAGGCGCTGCTGCAGGTGATCAACGGAGGTCCGGCCGTGCCTGAGGCAGTATTGCAGCGCCTGACCGAACGATTTGTGCGGGGAAACAGCGAAGCCAGTGGCTCAGGGCTGGGTTTGGCTATTGCGAAAACGATTGCGATAGGGGTCAAGGCGACTTTAACCCTGGCCTCGCCAGCAACAGGTCGGAAGGAGGGGTTTGAAGTCAGCGTTCAGTTTTTGTGTCTGCCAAGGTAA
- a CDS encoding MliC family protein, translating into MRKYLVLLLVGATGVAQAQSICTYPWYQSVDKRFHTTDGQGHGPDIGSDEWKSVIEFKLGVRDGANVPERSSDQWCQYIDQHINGMQVTGGSTEKSSIVNETPGPSYDCAKVKPGAIEAMICEDKALSVLDRNLSEVYASARVKAGNEHPPRLKAEERGWIKGRDDCWKSDYVGACLRMEYQRRIAELQARYRLVPETGPVYYECEGNPAREIAAMFFKTDPPTLIAERGDSVSLMYQQPSGSGVKYLGRNETLWEHQDETIITWGYGAPESHCKRKP; encoded by the coding sequence ATGAGAAAATATTTGGTTTTGTTGTTGGTTGGTGCCACAGGAGTTGCTCAGGCGCAATCGATATGCACTTATCCATGGTATCAATCAGTCGATAAGAGATTCCATACAACTGACGGGCAAGGGCATGGGCCGGATATAGGCTCCGATGAATGGAAATCAGTGATCGAATTCAAATTAGGGGTTCGCGATGGGGCAAATGTCCCTGAACGAAGTTCCGATCAGTGGTGCCAATACATTGATCAGCATATCAATGGGATGCAAGTGACTGGGGGCAGTACGGAAAAATCGTCGATAGTCAATGAGACGCCTGGCCCTTCTTACGATTGCGCCAAGGTGAAGCCTGGCGCTATCGAAGCGATGATATGTGAGGACAAGGCGTTATCCGTGCTCGATCGCAATCTGTCGGAAGTTTATGCCAGCGCGAGAGTCAAGGCCGGCAACGAGCATCCACCCCGGCTTAAAGCAGAAGAACGTGGATGGATAAAGGGTCGCGACGACTGCTGGAAGAGTGATTACGTCGGTGCATGCTTGCGCATGGAGTACCAGCGCCGCATCGCCGAGTTGCAAGCACGGTACCGATTGGTACCGGAAACCGGTCCTGTCTATTACGAATGCGAGGGCAACCCTGCCAGAGAGATTGCTGCCATGTTCTTTAAAACCGATCCGCCGACATTAATCGCCGAGCGTGGAGACAGCGTATCGCTCATGTACCAGCAGCCAAGTGGCAGTGGCGTAAAGTACCTTGGACGCAATGAAACTCTTTGGGAACATCAGGACGAAACTATAATCACTTGGGGATACGGTGCGCCCGAATCACATTGCAAAAGAAAACCTTGA
- a CDS encoding YeeE/YedE family protein, translating into MNVDWLNFTPWSSLAGGALIGLAASLFVVANGRIAGISGLIGSLLQRGSEGGSEKALFLLGLLISPLLWGSFSSLPKIEFQSGWFGLIVAGVLVGIGTRYGSGCTSGHGVCGISRLSPRSMVATACFMFSGFVTVFVLRHLLGG; encoded by the coding sequence ATGAATGTCGACTGGCTTAACTTCACTCCCTGGTCATCCCTTGCCGGTGGCGCATTGATTGGTCTCGCGGCCAGTCTATTCGTGGTCGCTAATGGGCGTATCGCAGGTATCAGTGGCCTGATTGGCAGTCTTTTACAGCGAGGGAGTGAGGGGGGGAGTGAGAAAGCGCTTTTTCTCCTAGGCCTGCTTATCTCGCCGCTTCTATGGGGCTCGTTCTCCTCGCTACCAAAGATTGAGTTCCAAAGTGGCTGGTTCGGACTGATCGTCGCCGGTGTATTGGTGGGTATCGGCACACGCTACGGATCAGGTTGCACCAGTGGCCATGGGGTATGCGGCATATCGCGCCTTTCGCCGCGATCGATGGTTGCTACTGCGTGTTTCATGTTCAGTGGTTTCGTCACGGTGTTTGTCTTGCGTCATCTGCTTGGGGGTTGA
- a CDS encoding DUF6691 family protein, with translation MTKLTAFITGLLFGLGLLLAGMANPSKVLAFLDLTGAWDPSLGLVMVGAIAVAVGPLAWAHRQSSSLLGKPMQLPIKRELDKRLIGGSLLFGIGWGIAGICPGPAVAVLLTGRWQVIVFMLAMLAGMLLFTALESRRNH, from the coding sequence ATGACTAAACTGACTGCGTTCATTACTGGCCTGCTGTTCGGTTTGGGGCTGCTTTTGGCAGGGATGGCCAACCCAAGCAAAGTACTCGCTTTCCTGGACCTAACCGGTGCTTGGGACCCGTCCTTGGGATTAGTCATGGTCGGGGCAATCGCCGTGGCCGTTGGCCCGCTAGCATGGGCACACCGACAATCCAGTTCGCTGCTGGGAAAGCCAATGCAGCTTCCGATCAAACGTGAGTTGGACAAGCGCTTGATCGGCGGGAGCCTGTTGTTCGGCATCGGCTGGGGAATAGCGGGCATCTGTCCTGGCCCCGCAGTGGCAGTTCTGCTGACAGGACGCTGGCAAGTGATCGTTTTCATGTTGGCCATGCTGGCCGGCATGTTGTTGTTTACCGCGCTGGAGAGCCGGCGCAACCATTGA
- a CDS encoding metallophosphoesterase, whose translation MKRTISPLMVEKRSMLRRIALCSGVTFALLLTAGGYWLFTPPAPYVPLSGLDPASVSMIAVGDQGSGKWLQWQVGQAMEKVASTEGRLNMVVLLGDNFYGNSLTSTHDLSWQIKFERVYWGRWLSHVPFYPVLGNHDYPVSQKYEIEYGQQHKGSGRWQMPASFYVKDFGDVDGRPLVRMVFLDTSAPRESLQQQIDLIDQAFQAGGAAPVWRIVASHHPVRNQGQHGDDSDLVARLLPALQRNKVDMLLSGHDHNQQLLLRAGEPAWVISGAGGQSLYALKTPAPDSTFSTSSAGFAKLDLDANQLRLAYYNDLGGLEVCYRWVRECPWMAKGCLLPDEPQGTSMQLAQ comes from the coding sequence TTGAAACGCACAATTTCCCCTTTGATGGTTGAAAAACGTTCGATGCTCCGGAGGATTGCGCTTTGCTCGGGAGTGACCTTCGCTCTTCTGCTGACAGCGGGCGGCTACTGGCTATTTACGCCACCCGCACCTTATGTACCCTTGAGCGGCTTAGATCCCGCGTCGGTGTCAATGATAGCTGTGGGTGATCAAGGCAGCGGCAAGTGGCTGCAGTGGCAAGTAGGTCAAGCCATGGAGAAAGTTGCGTCCACTGAGGGGCGGCTGAACATGGTGGTGCTTCTAGGCGACAATTTTTACGGTAACTCGTTAACCAGTACTCATGACCTCAGCTGGCAAATCAAGTTCGAGCGTGTTTATTGGGGCCGCTGGCTCAGTCATGTACCGTTCTACCCTGTGCTAGGTAACCATGATTACCCAGTGTCGCAAAAGTATGAGATCGAGTACGGGCAACAGCACAAGGGGTCAGGCCGCTGGCAGATGCCTGCGAGCTTTTACGTCAAGGATTTCGGTGATGTAGACGGGCGGCCATTGGTGCGCATGGTATTCCTTGACACATCGGCGCCACGTGAAAGCTTGCAACAGCAAATTGACTTGATTGATCAGGCATTTCAGGCAGGCGGAGCGGCTCCTGTATGGCGAATCGTGGCGTCCCATCACCCTGTACGCAATCAAGGTCAGCATGGTGATGACTCGGATCTGGTGGCCAGGCTGTTACCGGCTTTACAGCGCAACAAAGTGGATATGCTTTTATCAGGTCATGATCACAATCAGCAATTGCTGTTGCGTGCAGGGGAGCCTGCTTGGGTCATCTCCGGTGCTGGAGGTCAGAGCCTTTATGCCCTTAAGACGCCTGCGCCTGATAGTACATTCTCTACATCGTCAGCCGGTTTTGCTAAGCTCGACTTGGATGCCAATCAACTGCGGTTAGCTTATTACAATGATCTAGGTGGCCTGGAAGTTTGTTATCGCTGGGTTAGAGAATGTCCGTGGATGGCTAAAGGTTGTTTACTGCCCGATGAACCACAAGGGACCAGTATGCAGTTAGCACAGTGA
- a CDS encoding ferredoxin reductase family protein: protein MKNWHWIVGLLLITTISLLIEIPVNTWLTSATLSLVLGATAMVYMAASCLLASRWRVIENIFGGLDRVYDAHKWLGVWALVFATYHFVFKANLDAWNSVPIWELPKYWTRLVRQLSYVALGLIVLLALNRNIPYNVWRWWHKLSGLLFLIVIVHWLSFKSPITLTSPSGVWLVSLCGLGVIAAVYKLTLYPFVARAGEYRVTAVTSKNGTLHLTLTPVHKGFAFKPGQFAFLAMKQNGLREPHPFTIASANDESGQIEFLIRPLGDYTKKLTEQVKIGMLADIYAPYGRFKRQPQAEREIWIGAGVGISPFVSWLKDPGAKNLDKATLVYCFNPARAFPPAEHLLGMAQARGVEFVSNDKGLDVLAETMRQAVKKTSPDKVQISFCGPKGLLVNVREIMRALNIPQTNLHIELFEFR, encoded by the coding sequence TTGAAAAACTGGCACTGGATCGTCGGTTTATTGTTAATCACAACCATATCTCTGCTAATCGAGATCCCTGTCAATACTTGGCTAACCTCGGCGACCCTGAGTTTGGTACTCGGCGCGACAGCCATGGTTTACATGGCTGCGTCCTGCCTGCTCGCGAGTCGCTGGAGGGTGATTGAAAACATTTTTGGTGGCTTGGACCGAGTCTATGATGCGCATAAATGGCTAGGTGTCTGGGCCTTGGTATTTGCCACCTACCACTTTGTTTTCAAGGCCAATCTGGATGCCTGGAACAGCGTACCTATTTGGGAGCTGCCCAAGTACTGGACCCGGCTCGTACGTCAATTGAGCTACGTCGCCCTGGGCTTGATTGTTCTGCTCGCCTTAAACCGTAATATTCCCTACAACGTCTGGCGCTGGTGGCACAAACTGTCCGGCCTATTGTTCTTGATCGTAATTGTGCACTGGCTCAGCTTTAAATCACCGATTACTTTGACTAGCCCTTCCGGGGTATGGCTGGTCTCACTATGCGGATTGGGTGTGATTGCAGCAGTCTACAAATTAACGCTGTACCCCTTTGTCGCCCGCGCTGGCGAATATCGGGTAACCGCAGTTACGAGCAAAAATGGAACACTTCACTTAACACTCACTCCGGTACACAAAGGGTTCGCCTTCAAACCTGGGCAATTTGCTTTTCTGGCGATGAAACAAAATGGCCTGCGAGAGCCTCATCCTTTCACCATTGCAAGCGCCAATGATGAAAGTGGACAGATCGAGTTCTTGATACGGCCACTGGGGGACTACACCAAAAAACTGACCGAACAGGTCAAGATTGGCATGCTCGCAGATATTTACGCCCCATATGGCCGCTTTAAACGCCAGCCCCAGGCTGAACGCGAAATCTGGATTGGCGCAGGCGTGGGCATCTCACCATTTGTTTCCTGGCTGAAAGATCCTGGCGCTAAAAATCTGGATAAAGCGACCCTTGTATATTGCTTCAATCCCGCTCGCGCCTTCCCGCCCGCAGAGCACTTGCTCGGTATGGCACAAGCTCGAGGCGTCGAGTTTGTGAGCAATGACAAGGGTCTCGATGTACTGGCCGAAACAATGCGTCAAGCCGTTAAAAAAACCTCCCCCGACAAGGTTCAAATCAGTTTCTGCGGTCCTAAGGGCCTATTGGTTAACGTTCGTGAAATTATGCGAGCACTGAATATTCCACAAACTAACTTGCACATCGAACTTTTTGAATTCCGGTAA
- a CDS encoding cytochrome b, whose product MTHDSVAQRYANLSIILHWLILALFFGVYACIEIKGLLPRGSTFKAPLLGMHAMFGMAIFALVWVRLLGRLKQRPPILPRPPAWQRTLAFLTHISLYVLMIATPVLAWLMLSAAGKSVPYFDFTLPSPIALDPDMARQFKNWHEWLGSAGYWLIGLHAGAGLFHHYLVGDNTLIRMLPRRH is encoded by the coding sequence ATGACCCACGATTCAGTTGCTCAGCGTTACGCAAATCTGTCGATTATTTTGCATTGGTTAATACTGGCGCTATTTTTCGGTGTTTACGCTTGTATAGAGATCAAGGGATTACTACCTCGAGGCAGCACATTCAAGGCCCCCTTGCTGGGAATGCATGCCATGTTCGGGATGGCTATTTTCGCACTGGTATGGGTCCGGCTTCTGGGGCGTTTGAAACAACGCCCGCCAATCTTGCCCCGTCCTCCTGCCTGGCAGAGGACATTAGCCTTTCTGACGCACATCTCACTTTACGTGCTTATGATTGCCACACCCGTGCTGGCCTGGTTAATGCTCAGTGCCGCAGGCAAATCCGTTCCGTATTTCGATTTTACGCTCCCCTCGCCCATAGCTCTGGATCCCGATATGGCGAGGCAGTTTAAAAACTGGCATGAATGGTTAGGCAGTGCTGGATATTGGCTAATCGGTCTACACGCCGGCGCAGGACTTTTCCATCATTACCTAGTTGGCGATAACACACTGATTCGAATGCTACCCAGACGCCACTAG
- a CDS encoding thermostable hemolysin, which produces MPHFDWKIPLPLRFGHVGNSQMCLARALPDDPQRPVFEAFIQQRFLTAHGADIRHFMPELFGMSDAAGELFAVAGVRRASAEPLFLERYLDESIDPLISATAGRPVERSGIVEVGNLVASDTGSARLSIIAITYLLAMGGQEWVAFTGNAGLVNSFHRLGLKPVTLCAADPARLGDDQHEWGSYYESKPCVHVGNIQAGFNHLHTTGLFGRLGLTLSGEESSHVA; this is translated from the coding sequence ATGCCCCATTTCGACTGGAAAATTCCCTTACCACTGCGCTTCGGTCACGTCGGAAATTCTCAGATGTGTCTGGCTAGAGCGCTGCCAGATGACCCCCAGCGTCCAGTTTTTGAAGCCTTTATTCAACAACGCTTCCTAACAGCCCACGGTGCCGACATCCGTCATTTTATGCCCGAGCTATTCGGTATGAGTGACGCTGCGGGTGAACTCTTTGCGGTAGCGGGTGTTCGCAGGGCGAGTGCCGAGCCGCTATTTCTGGAACGCTATCTGGATGAATCGATTGATCCGCTGATAAGTGCCACAGCGGGTCGTCCCGTGGAACGCTCGGGCATAGTCGAGGTAGGTAACCTGGTAGCCAGCGACACTGGCAGTGCACGTTTGAGCATCATAGCTATCACCTATTTATTGGCCATGGGCGGGCAGGAGTGGGTGGCGTTTACTGGCAACGCGGGCTTGGTGAACAGCTTCCATCGGCTTGGATTGAAGCCGGTGACACTCTGTGCCGCCGATCCGGCGCGATTGGGTGATGACCAACACGAGTGGGGCAGTTACTACGAAAGCAAGCCTTGTGTGCACGTCGGTAACATCCAGGCCGGCTTTAATCATCTGCACACTACGGGACTGTTCGGTCGCCTTGGGCTGACATTGTCCGGTGAGGAGTCCAGTCATGTCGCTTGA
- a CDS encoding AMP-binding protein → MSLEIQRFKHMLRSHAEQKSSTIALWGDQLKLDYATLYAEVMYRQQRLRDEQIKVIALALDNGAELILWDLAALFEGVTCLMLPPFFSPAQRKHCLIQSQAERVIAEPHLEVELESSGYVRSGVFWSKAFSGVSPMHEGTAKLTFTSGTTGTPKGVCLSAEAILRVVRELDHASKPTDSQHHLALLPLAILLENIGCYAALYAGATLSLPSQNTLGIEGASGVDVARLLGCLANRAPASLILVPQLLLILVSAAEQRVFNPQSLRFVAVGGARVSEALLHRAHREGLPVYEGYGLSECASVVCLNRPGSQRPGSVGRPLPHVDIRLADDGEVLIKGSPLLGYLGEAPHVEQWWPSGDLGEFDPEGYLYLRGRKKHQFVTSFGRNVNPEWVEAELTQGRHIAQAFVYGEAMPGNHALLWPHRPDCADVDLAAAVAEANEALPDYAQVHHWTRLDQPFTPSNGFLTANGRPRRDAIVEHYQVQLTQFAFSEGSTS, encoded by the coding sequence ATGTCGCTTGAAATCCAACGTTTCAAACACATGTTGCGCAGCCACGCTGAACAGAAATCCAGCACCATCGCCTTGTGGGGCGATCAACTGAAACTGGACTACGCCACGCTCTACGCAGAAGTGATGTATCGCCAGCAGCGACTGCGCGATGAACAGATCAAGGTTATTGCACTGGCGCTGGACAACGGCGCTGAACTCATTCTCTGGGACCTGGCTGCTCTGTTTGAAGGCGTGACCTGTCTCATGCTGCCGCCATTCTTTAGCCCGGCACAACGTAAGCATTGTTTGATACAGAGCCAGGCTGAGCGGGTGATTGCTGAGCCGCATCTGGAAGTAGAACTGGAATCCTCAGGATATGTGCGTAGCGGGGTGTTCTGGAGTAAAGCCTTCAGCGGCGTGAGTCCGATGCACGAAGGGACTGCCAAACTGACCTTCACCTCGGGCACTACCGGAACCCCCAAAGGTGTTTGCTTAAGCGCCGAAGCGATTTTGAGGGTCGTTCGTGAGCTGGATCATGCGAGCAAACCTACCGATTCGCAGCATCACCTGGCTCTGCTGCCTCTGGCGATCTTGCTGGAAAATATCGGGTGCTACGCCGCGCTATACGCGGGGGCGACCTTGAGTTTACCAAGCCAGAACACCCTGGGCATTGAGGGCGCCAGCGGCGTCGATGTGGCGCGTTTGCTTGGTTGCTTGGCCAACCGTGCGCCGGCAAGCCTGATTCTGGTGCCGCAACTACTGTTGATATTGGTCAGCGCTGCCGAGCAGAGAGTGTTCAATCCGCAGTCGTTACGCTTTGTGGCTGTGGGCGGGGCCCGCGTCAGCGAAGCATTGCTGCATCGTGCGCATCGGGAGGGCCTGCCAGTTTACGAAGGCTACGGACTCTCGGAGTGCGCCTCGGTAGTGTGCCTGAATCGGCCAGGTTCCCAGCGTCCCGGCAGTGTGGGGCGCCCCCTGCCGCATGTGGACATCCGCTTGGCCGACGACGGTGAAGTGCTGATCAAGGGGTCTCCTCTGCTCGGTTATCTAGGTGAGGCACCGCACGTTGAACAATGGTGGCCAAGCGGGGATCTTGGGGAGTTTGATCCCGAAGGTTATCTCTACCTTAGAGGACGCAAGAAACATCAGTTTGTCACCAGCTTCGGCCGCAATGTAAATCCTGAATGGGTCGAAGCCGAACTGACCCAGGGCCGCCATATTGCGCAGGCCTTTGTCTACGGCGAAGCAATGCCTGGTAATCACGCTCTGCTCTGGCCCCATCGTCCCGATTGTGCCGACGTTGATCTGGCCGCTGCCGTAGCTGAAGCCAACGAAGCCTTGCCCGATTACGCTCAAGTCCATCACTGGACCCGGCTGGATCAACCTTTCACCCCCTCGAATGGTTTTCTCACCGCAAATGGCCGGCCACGTCGCGACGCCATCGTCGAGCATTACCAGGTGCAGCTTACTCAATTCGCTTTTTCCGAAGGATCCACATCATGA
- a CDS encoding TenA family transcriptional regulator: protein MNFFDTLQEATKQERHELFTLPIIRDALEGKVSLESYRAFLAQAYYHVRHTVPLMMACGSRLPSRLEWLRKAVCEYIEDEYGHEQWVLNDIEACGADKAAVRDGRPSLPIELMVSFLYDLIARDNPVGLFGMVNVLEGTSIALATHAAGSIRERLELPESAFSYLSSHGSLDVEHMQTYRRLMNRLDDPADQAAVIHASKVVYRLYTDMFRGLPRDQVSLHATV, encoded by the coding sequence ATGAATTTTTTCGACACTCTCCAAGAAGCTACCAAGCAAGAACGTCATGAGCTGTTCACTTTGCCAATCATCCGCGATGCCCTCGAAGGCAAGGTAAGCCTGGAGAGCTACCGGGCTTTTCTGGCTCAGGCCTATTACCATGTGCGTCACACCGTACCGTTGATGATGGCGTGTGGCAGTCGTCTGCCGTCGCGCCTAGAATGGCTGCGCAAAGCAGTCTGCGAATATATTGAAGATGAGTACGGGCACGAGCAATGGGTACTCAACGACATTGAGGCTTGCGGCGCAGACAAGGCAGCGGTACGGGATGGGCGACCGTCTTTACCGATCGAGTTGATGGTCAGTTTCCTCTACGACTTGATCGCCCGTGACAACCCTGTTGGTCTGTTCGGTATGGTAAATGTTTTGGAGGGCACCAGCATTGCTTTGGCCACCCACGCTGCAGGCAGCATTCGTGAGCGTCTTGAGCTGCCGGAAAGCGCTTTCAGTTATCTGAGTTCTCACGGCTCCCTCGACGTTGAACACATGCAGACTTACCGCCGTCTGATGAACAGGCTCGATGACCCTGCCGACCAGGCTGCTGTTATTCACGCCTCGAAAGTGGTCTACAGACTCTATACCGACATGTTTCGCGGTTTGCCACGTGACCAGGTGAGCTTGCATGCGACTGTCTGA